A region from the Borrelia hispanica CRI genome encodes:
- a CDS encoding tyrosine-type recombinase/integrase has translation MNDTNLNLSNKVNKTLKDIVKENENLSKELSLIKSKLKTKNTKPKSTPIRFYLNEKTIKLVKRCITKLQSIDPISGWFVYILSITGCRGVEIQNVKLADISQEKSNNDEVFYSLRVNVAKKRSNICIREVVISENEYKSIMRVHHDYFTSKDKDSRRTYLFQKSKNKFRDNKININKIAIQFKSILKSAGFKHRKSLHICRNIFIATLKSKGYNSFEIKELMKYASTTEIDNVYGLSKASKLKAYHDIKDGFK, from the coding sequence ACTTATCTAACAAAGTTAATAAAACACTCAAAGACATAGTAAAAGAAAATGAAAATTTAAGCAAAGAATTGTCTTTAATTAAAAGTAAACTTAAAACTAAAAATACTAAACCCAAATCCACTCCTATAAGATTCTATCTAAATGAAAAGACAATAAAACTTGTAAAACGCTGCATCACAAAACTTCAATCTATAGACCCAATTTCTGGATGGTTCGTATACATATTATCAATAACTGGTTGTAGAGGAGTAGAGATACAAAATGTCAAACTTGCTGATATATCACAAGAAAAAAGCAATAATGATGAGGTATTTTATAGTTTACGTGTAAATGTTGCGAAGAAGCGAAGTAATATTTGCATCAGAGAAGTAGTAATTAGTGAAAATGAATATAAATCTATTATGAGAGTACATCATGATTATTTTACATCTAAAGACAAAGATTCAAGGCGTACTTATCTATTTCAAAAAAGCAAAAATAAATTTAGAGACAATAAAATTAATATAAATAAAATTGCAATTCAGTTTAAATCAATACTCAAATCAGCTGGATTTAAGCACCGTAAATCGCTACATATATGTAGAAATATATTTATTGCAACACTTAAAAGTAAAGGATACAACTCATTTGAAATTAAAGAATTAATGAAATATGCATCAACAACTGAAATAGATAATGTTTATGGACTTTCAAAAGCAAGTAAATTAAAAGCATATCATGATATTAAAGATGGTTTTAAATAA